A genome region from Drosophila simulans strain w501 chromosome 2R, Prin_Dsim_3.1, whole genome shotgun sequence includes the following:
- the LOC6733182 gene encoding uncharacterized protein LOC6733182 isoform X1, whose protein sequence is MTAMPVVWCTDPNSVNNKPTAFALHGIQLQGNVTKKQVHALRELVNAAAEGRLILPSDGTFTLLDTGLSIESSIVEQESNTSNSPGEPSTLAQPKNSKNTYILMPVSKADGSRQAGVVNGGLDSSVQSIAAAAAQLEFLLDPKYSSTPEASPDVEPSVELAEGGAPGEILYEFLCCAKCMNEQRTGLTCAGRRLQRYLRTCSSGSGNGSGRNRDFETVNDPATWQLQLDPVSSIASKYARRQQRQRQHGTVSMGIARNRTQRHHKLPMHSVKIFHNRSTYMPATTATGALAIAGGAPACLVGGGREVSSIPMPIPSPSSNPNSKPTPANRPIVGSEAFSLLPTTARSTSLTETALAKPAATVLPLYAVVSKNRELESITKTVEVPTSAMLAVVLEEPSSHPADGRDLISFDDDQAQVCAEAGDVSHQAGSAVDLLCAPNEENTLVETPPATPAKPCIPGSNNSSRKTSFDSTSTLSSMDSGFMEMQNKLDALAAAAAATLLGESTPPLGEAAVPLGEATTSSAIGEKIDRRNYKECLTQSRNRRKSYEEFKAMFIEPAAEASKSVTVPPPVVAPADDATTASSTVIPLSSISEQENIGSRGVRGKPDCANEFAASTDEMDTGDGNSDGEKGAAAEVDLTTEKTATAKTLVSSSTTEAMRKNSDFLSQILDHQFAAKERAKAHKRRTSYEEFKRLVNEIEPLECPNTQPPVSAAVTPTTATAAATPLIKRQNSRQRKSFASYFLPHRHSTKEQKTDKENCARDPMKPSQEQQLAVCGKLPLHRSNTSDNSSSYYRRNFKIYDKLVYGTIYDIIQRKNDIYQKYDKYMTYGTIYEILHRKTSQSSDPWQRKSLSSILEGGRSSGDIIYDIVQRREREKRTLGSATSATVSTINPHKYGTIYDILQGVKIDAGHAKSKPDTKPPQPKPTRFVVSQVVEPVQIPPTDQSEKSVQEQGAPKSNKPNKMRRLSNILSYSRNSGEDQQEATGKEETKPKRTQAKRRIGVTNLLLPLDSEELYTRIIAQQRGLEKEHSHDPEEKCASEEQMCTRNALTKSSSLDAISLSVAISPASSPSPPRPRRSLKQHRCLQQRQQTPLAKKHSLDNCLQIVSPATSRQPLRRWSNQTPLKCTCHPATEELPLTAIEKSRSLPAACSVSCSHTCAHLSAIDQSPATTKCFGKTSLTTAKKGKSRRLSEFTRGEFLNEKSWYFRKIKRIEAEKKLLLPENEHGAFLIRDSESRHNDYSLSVRDGDTVKHYRIRQLDEGGFFIARRTTFRTLQELVEHYSKDSDGLCVNLCKPCVQTNSFSGVFEIEKPVTEGLSHRTRDQWEIDRTSLKFVRKLGSGQFGDVWEGLWNNTTPVAIKTLKSGTMDPKDFLAEAQIMKKLRHTKLIQLYAVCTVEEPIYIITELMKHGSLLEYLQAIAGKGRSLKMQTLIDMAAQIAAGMAYLESQNYIHRDLAARNVLVGDGNIVKIADFGLARLIKEDEYEARVGARFPIKWTAPEAANYSKFSIKSDVWSFGILLTELVTYGRIPYPGMTNAEVLTQVEHGYRMPQPPNCEPRLYEIMLECWHKDPMRRPTFETLQWKLEDFYTSDQSDYKEAQAY, encoded by the exons ATGACGGCCATGCCCGTGGTGTGGTGCACCGATCCCAACTCGGTGAACAATAAGCCCACAGCCTTCGCCTTGCACGGAATTCAGCTGCAAGGAAATGTTACCAAGAAACAGGTACATGCCCTCCGGGAGCTGGTAAATGCCGCCGCTGAGGGCCGCCTCATCCTCCCCTCGGACGGTACCTTTACTCTGCTGGATACTGGGCTTAGCATTGAAAGCTCGATCGTGGAGCAGGAGTCAAACACCTCTAATAGTCCTGGTGAGCCTAGTACATTGGCTCAACCAAAGAATTCCAAGAACACCTATATCCTGATGCCCGTCAGCAAGGCAGATGGATCGAGGCAAGCAGGTGTAGTAAACGGAGGGCTTGACTCGTCCGTACAATCGAttgcagccgccgccgctcaACTGGAGTTCCTGCTCGATCCCAAATACTCGTCCACCCCTGAAGCCAGCCCAGATGTTGAACCCAGTGTAGAACTGGCTGAGGGTGGGGCGCCAGGAGAGATTTTGTACGAGTTCCTGTGCTGCGCCAAGTGCATGAACGAACAGCGGACCGGACTCACTTGCGCTGGACGTCGCCTGCAGCGCTATTTAAGGACATGCAGCAGTGGAAGTGGCAACGGCAGTGGTAGAAACCGCGACTTCGAGACGGTCAACGATCCAGCTACATGGCAGCTGCAACTGGATCCTGTCAGCAGCATCGCCAGCAAGTACGCCCGCCGACAGCAGAGACAGAGGCAGCATGGCACCGTTTCCATGGGTATCGCACGTAACCGCACCCAACGCCATCACAAATTACCCATGCACAGTGTTAAAATCTTTCATAATCGCAGCACTTACATGCCAGCTACTACAGCAACAGGAGCACTAGCAATAGCTGGGGGGGCCCCAGCTTGCCTTGTGGGCGGAGGCCGAGAGGTGTCATCAATTCCGATGCCGATTCCAAGTCCGAGCTCGAATCCAAATTCCAAACCCACCCCAGCGAATAGACCGATCGTCGGCAGTGAAGCGTTTAGTTTGTTACCGACAACGGCGAGATCTACATCGTTGACAGAAACAGCACTCGCGAAACCGGCAGCAACAGTTCTACCTCTCTACGCTGTTGTTAGTAAAAATCGTGAATTAGAGAGCATTACAAAGACTGTGGAGGTCCCAACCTCAGCTATGCTAGCCGTTGTGCTTGAGGAGCCGTCTTCACATCCTGCAGACGGACGCGATCTGATCAGCTTTGACGACGACCAGGCGCAGGTGTGTGCTGAGGCGGGGGATGTAAGCCACCAGGCCGGAAGTGCAGTGGATCTTCTGTGCGCCCCAAATGAAGAGAACACACTGGTGGAGACTCCGCCGGCCACTCCAGCCAAGCCCTGCATACCCGGAAGCAACAATTCAAGCCGCAAAACCAGCTTTGATTCTACCAGCACCCTCAGTTCCATGGACTCTGGTTTCATGGAGATGCAGAACAAATTGGATGCcctggcagcagcggcagcagcaacactacTAGGCGAATCAACACCACCTTTAGGCGAAGCAGCAGTACCTTTAGGCGAAGCTACAACATCGTCGGCGATCGGCGAGAAAATTGACCGACGGAACTACAAGGAATGTCTGACGCAGTCACGAAATCGCCGAAAATCCTACGAGGAATTCAAAGCAATGTTTATTGAACCCGCCGCGGAAGCGTCCAAATCAGTTACCGTGCCACCGCCGGTGGTAGCACCAGCGGATGACGCAACAACAGCCAGCAGCACTGTGATCCCACTTTCCTCCATTTCAGAACAAGAAAATATAGGCAGCCGGGGTGTAAGGGGCAAACCGGATTGCGCAAACGAGTTTGCCGCCAGCACTGATGAAATGGATACCGGCGACGGTAACAGCGATGGTGAAAAAGGCGCTGCTGCCGAAGTCGATCTGACAACAGAAAAAACCGCAACAGCAAAAACTTTAGTGAGCAGCTCCACCACAGAGGCGATGCGAAAGAATTCCGATTTTCTATCGCAGATTCTCGATCATCAATTTGCGGCCAAGGAGCGAGCCAAGGCGCACAAACGTCGCACTTCATACGAGGAATTTAAGCGACTGGTTAACGAAATTGAGCCACTGGAATGCCCGAACACCCAGCCTCCCGTCTCGGCTGCGGTCACACCCACAaccgcaacagcagcggcaacaccGCTGATAAAACGCCAAAACTCGCGGCAGCGTAAAAGCTTTGCCAGCTACTTTTTGCCGCACCGGCATTCGACCAAAGAACAAAAGACTGACAAGGAGAACTGCGCTCGGGATCCAATGAAGCCTTCACAGGAGCAACAGCTGGCGGTCTGTGGCAAGCTTCCGCTTCACAGGAGCAACACCAGCGACAACTCTAGCTCCTACTATCGGCGCAATTTCAAGATCTACGATAAACTGGTCTACGGTACTATCTACGATATCATCCAGCGCAAAAATGACATCTACCAAAAATACGACAAATACATGACCTATGGCACCATATATGAGATTCTTCACCGCAAGACCTCGCAAAGCAGCGATCCGTGGCAACGTAAAAGCCTCAGCTCCATTCTGGAGGGAGGGCGATCCTCGGGCGACATCATCTATGACATCGTTCAGAGGCGGGAACGTGAAAAACGCACACTAGGCTCCGCGACTTCGGCCACTGTCTCCACGATCAATCCTCACAAATATGGAACGATTTATGATATTCTGCAGGGCGTAAAAATAGATGCGGGTCATGCTAAAAGTAAACCGGACACCAAGCCACCACAGCCCAAGCCAACGCGCTTCGTGGTCAGCCAGGTGGTAGAGCCCGTCCAGATACCGCCCACGGATCAGTCGGAAAAGAGTGTCCAGGAGCAAGGTGCACCAAAATCTaacaagccaaacaaaatgcgcCGTCTATCTAACATCCTAAGCTATAGTCGCAACTCTGGCGAGGATCAGCAGGAAGCGACTGGAAAGGAGGAGACCAAACCAAAACGCACTCAGGCCAAGCGACGGATCGGAGTCACCAACCTGTTGTTGCCCCTAGACTCTGAGGAGCTCTACACACGCATTATAGCCCAGCAGCGGGGGCTTGAGAAGGAGCACAGTCACGACCCAGAAGAGAAGTGCGCCAGCGAGGAGCAGATGTGCACTCGCAACGCGTTGACCAAGTCTAGCTCACTAGACGCCATCTCACTTTCGGTAGCCATTTCGCCCGCGTCGTCGCCATCCCCTCCGCGTCCGCGCCGTAGCCTTAAGCAACACCGCTGCCTCCAGCAACGCCAGCAAACGCCACTTGCCAAAAAGCACTCTCTGGACAACTGCCTTCAAATAGTGTCGCCGGCGACTAGCCGGCAGCCACTGCGTCGCTGGTCTAACCAGACTCCTCTGAAGTGCACCTGCCACCCCGCAACCGAGGAACTTCCGCTGACCGCCATAGAGAAGTCCCGCTCGCTCCCCGCCGCCTGCTCCGTCTCCTGCTCTCATACGTGTGCACACTTAAGTGCAATCGATCAAAGCCCAGCTACAACAAAGTGCTTCGGAAAAACATCATTGACGACGGCCAAGAAAGGCAAATCGCGTCGTCTATCAGAATTTACGCGCggtgaatttttaaatgaaaaatc CTGGTACTTCCGCAAAATCAAACGCATTGAGGCTGAGAAAAAACTTCTACTGCCAGAGAACGAGCACGGTGCATTTTTAATTCGAGATTCCGAAAGCCGTCACAACGACTACTCGCTATCAG TGCGCGATGGCGATACGGTTAAGCATTATCGCATCAGACAATTGGACGAAGGCGGCTTCTTCATCGCCAGGCGCACGACATTCAG AACCCTTCAGGAGCTGGTGGAGCACTATTCGAAGGACTCGGATGGCCTGTGCGTCAACCTCTGCAAGCCGTGTGTCCAG acaAATTCTTTTTCGGGTGTCTTTGAG ATCGAGAAGCCTGTAACTGAGGGACTTTCGCACCGCACTCGCGATCAGTGGGAGATCGACAGAACATCTTTGAAATTCGTGCGCAAGCTGGGCTCCGGACAGTTTGGCGATGTCTGGGAGGGACTGTGGAACAACACAACACCTGTGGCCATTAAAACTCTGAAATCTG GCACAATGGACCCCAAGGATTTCTTAGCGGAAGCCCAGATCATGAAGAAACTGCGCCACACCAAGCTTATACAGTTGTACGCTGTCTGCACTGTTGAGGAGCCCATCTATATTATCACAGAGTTAATGAAGCACGGTTCACTGTTGGAATATCTCCAAG CCATTGCAGGCAAGGGTCGTAGCCTCAAAATGCAAACTCTGATTGATATGGCAGCGCAAATAGCTGCTGGCATGGCTTACTTGGAGTCCCAGAATTATATTCACAGGGATCTAGCGGCGCGCAATGTACTGGTAGGCGATGGAAACATCGTCAAAATCGCCGACTTTGGTTTGGCTAG GCTCATCAAGGAGGACGAATACGAGGCCCGGGTAGGCGCCAGATTCCCCATAAAATGGACCGCTCCAGAGGCTGCTAACTACAGCAAATTCTCAATCAAATCGGATGTTTGGAGCTTTGGCATTCTACTCACAGAACTGGTCACCTACGGACGCATACCATATCCAG GCATGACCAACGCCGAGGTGCTAACGCAAGTGGAGCACGGCTATCGAATGCCGCAACCTCCCAACTGCGAGCCACGCCTGTATGAGATTATGCTGGAATGTTGGCACAAGGACCCAATGCGCAGACCCACGTTTGAGACGCTACAATGGAAACTGGAAGACTTCTATACATCTGATCAGAGCGACTACAAAGAGGCGCAGGCCTACTGA
- the LOC6733182 gene encoding uncharacterized protein LOC6733182 isoform X2 — translation MTAMPVVWCTDPNSVNNKPTAFALHGIQLQGNVTKKQVHALRELVNAAAEGRLILPSDGTFTLLDTGLSIESSIVEQESNTSNSPGEPSTLAQPKNSKNTYILMPVSKADGSRQAGVVNGGLDSSVQSIAAAAAQLEFLLDPKYSSTPEASPDVEPSVELAEGGAPGEILYEFLCCAKCMNEQRTGLTCAGRRLQRYLRTCSSGSGNGSGRNRDFETVNDPATWQLQLDPVSSIASKYARRQQRQRQHGTVSMGIARNRTQRHHKLPMHSVKIFHNRSTYMPATTATGALAIAGGAPACLVGGGREVSSIPMPIPSPSSNPNSKPTPANRPIVGSEAFSLLPTTARSTSLTETALAKPAATVLPLYAVVSKNRELESITKTVEVPTSAMLAVVLEEPSSHPADGRDLISFDDDQAQVCAEAGDVSHQAGSAVDLLCAPNEENTLVETPPATPAKPCIPGSNNSSRKTSFDSTSTLSSMDSGFMEMQNKLDALAAAAAATLLGESTPPLGEAAVPLGEATTSSAIGEKIDRRNYKECLTQSRNRRKSYEEFKAMFIEPAAEASKSVTVPPPVVAPADDATTASSTVIPLSSISEQENIGSRGVRGKPDCANEFAASTDEMDTGDGNSDGEKGAAAEVDLTTEKTATAKTLVSSSTTEAMRKNSDFLSQILDHQFAAKERAKAHKRRTSYEEFKRLVNEIEPLECPNTQPPVSAAVTPTTATAAATPLIKRQNSRQRKSFASYFLPHRHSTKEQKTDKENCARDPMKPSQEQQLAVCGKLPLHRSNTSDNSSSYYRRNFKIYDKLVYGTIYDIIQRKNDIYQKYDKYMTYGTIYEILHRKTSQSSDPWQRKSLSSILEGGRSSGDIIYDIVQRREREKRTLGSATSATVSTINPHKYGTIYDILQGVKIDAGHAKSKPDTKPPQPKPTRFVVSQVVEPVQIPPTDQSEKSVQEQGAPKSNKPNKMRRLSNILSYSRNSGEDQQEATGKEETKPKRTQAKRRIGVTNLLLPLDSEELYTRIIAQQRGLEKEHSHDPEEKCASEEQMCTRNALTKSSSLDAISLSVAISPASSPSPPRPRRSLKQHRCLQQRQQTPLAKKHSLDNCLQIVSPATSRQPLRRWSNQTPLKCTCHPATEELPLTAIEKSRSLPAACSVSCSHTCAHLSAIDQSPATTKCFGKTSLTTAKKGKSRRLSEFTRGEFLNEKSWYFRKIKRIEAEKKLLLPENEHGAFLIRDSESRHNDYSLSVRDGDTVKHYRIRQLDEGGFFIARRTTFRTLQELVEHYSKDSDGLCVNLCKPCVQTNSFSGVFEIEKPVTEGLSHRTRDQWEIDRTSLKFVRKLGSGQFGDVWEGLWNNTTPVAIKTLKSGTMDPKDFLAEAQIMKKLRHTKLIQLYAVCTVEEPIYIITELMKHGSLLEYLQGKGRSLKMQTLIDMAAQIAAGMAYLESQNYIHRDLAARNVLVGDGNIVKIADFGLARLIKEDEYEARVGARFPIKWTAPEAANYSKFSIKSDVWSFGILLTELVTYGRIPYPGMTNAEVLTQVEHGYRMPQPPNCEPRLYEIMLECWHKDPMRRPTFETLQWKLEDFYTSDQSDYKEAQAY, via the exons ATGACGGCCATGCCCGTGGTGTGGTGCACCGATCCCAACTCGGTGAACAATAAGCCCACAGCCTTCGCCTTGCACGGAATTCAGCTGCAAGGAAATGTTACCAAGAAACAGGTACATGCCCTCCGGGAGCTGGTAAATGCCGCCGCTGAGGGCCGCCTCATCCTCCCCTCGGACGGTACCTTTACTCTGCTGGATACTGGGCTTAGCATTGAAAGCTCGATCGTGGAGCAGGAGTCAAACACCTCTAATAGTCCTGGTGAGCCTAGTACATTGGCTCAACCAAAGAATTCCAAGAACACCTATATCCTGATGCCCGTCAGCAAGGCAGATGGATCGAGGCAAGCAGGTGTAGTAAACGGAGGGCTTGACTCGTCCGTACAATCGAttgcagccgccgccgctcaACTGGAGTTCCTGCTCGATCCCAAATACTCGTCCACCCCTGAAGCCAGCCCAGATGTTGAACCCAGTGTAGAACTGGCTGAGGGTGGGGCGCCAGGAGAGATTTTGTACGAGTTCCTGTGCTGCGCCAAGTGCATGAACGAACAGCGGACCGGACTCACTTGCGCTGGACGTCGCCTGCAGCGCTATTTAAGGACATGCAGCAGTGGAAGTGGCAACGGCAGTGGTAGAAACCGCGACTTCGAGACGGTCAACGATCCAGCTACATGGCAGCTGCAACTGGATCCTGTCAGCAGCATCGCCAGCAAGTACGCCCGCCGACAGCAGAGACAGAGGCAGCATGGCACCGTTTCCATGGGTATCGCACGTAACCGCACCCAACGCCATCACAAATTACCCATGCACAGTGTTAAAATCTTTCATAATCGCAGCACTTACATGCCAGCTACTACAGCAACAGGAGCACTAGCAATAGCTGGGGGGGCCCCAGCTTGCCTTGTGGGCGGAGGCCGAGAGGTGTCATCAATTCCGATGCCGATTCCAAGTCCGAGCTCGAATCCAAATTCCAAACCCACCCCAGCGAATAGACCGATCGTCGGCAGTGAAGCGTTTAGTTTGTTACCGACAACGGCGAGATCTACATCGTTGACAGAAACAGCACTCGCGAAACCGGCAGCAACAGTTCTACCTCTCTACGCTGTTGTTAGTAAAAATCGTGAATTAGAGAGCATTACAAAGACTGTGGAGGTCCCAACCTCAGCTATGCTAGCCGTTGTGCTTGAGGAGCCGTCTTCACATCCTGCAGACGGACGCGATCTGATCAGCTTTGACGACGACCAGGCGCAGGTGTGTGCTGAGGCGGGGGATGTAAGCCACCAGGCCGGAAGTGCAGTGGATCTTCTGTGCGCCCCAAATGAAGAGAACACACTGGTGGAGACTCCGCCGGCCACTCCAGCCAAGCCCTGCATACCCGGAAGCAACAATTCAAGCCGCAAAACCAGCTTTGATTCTACCAGCACCCTCAGTTCCATGGACTCTGGTTTCATGGAGATGCAGAACAAATTGGATGCcctggcagcagcggcagcagcaacactacTAGGCGAATCAACACCACCTTTAGGCGAAGCAGCAGTACCTTTAGGCGAAGCTACAACATCGTCGGCGATCGGCGAGAAAATTGACCGACGGAACTACAAGGAATGTCTGACGCAGTCACGAAATCGCCGAAAATCCTACGAGGAATTCAAAGCAATGTTTATTGAACCCGCCGCGGAAGCGTCCAAATCAGTTACCGTGCCACCGCCGGTGGTAGCACCAGCGGATGACGCAACAACAGCCAGCAGCACTGTGATCCCACTTTCCTCCATTTCAGAACAAGAAAATATAGGCAGCCGGGGTGTAAGGGGCAAACCGGATTGCGCAAACGAGTTTGCCGCCAGCACTGATGAAATGGATACCGGCGACGGTAACAGCGATGGTGAAAAAGGCGCTGCTGCCGAAGTCGATCTGACAACAGAAAAAACCGCAACAGCAAAAACTTTAGTGAGCAGCTCCACCACAGAGGCGATGCGAAAGAATTCCGATTTTCTATCGCAGATTCTCGATCATCAATTTGCGGCCAAGGAGCGAGCCAAGGCGCACAAACGTCGCACTTCATACGAGGAATTTAAGCGACTGGTTAACGAAATTGAGCCACTGGAATGCCCGAACACCCAGCCTCCCGTCTCGGCTGCGGTCACACCCACAaccgcaacagcagcggcaacaccGCTGATAAAACGCCAAAACTCGCGGCAGCGTAAAAGCTTTGCCAGCTACTTTTTGCCGCACCGGCATTCGACCAAAGAACAAAAGACTGACAAGGAGAACTGCGCTCGGGATCCAATGAAGCCTTCACAGGAGCAACAGCTGGCGGTCTGTGGCAAGCTTCCGCTTCACAGGAGCAACACCAGCGACAACTCTAGCTCCTACTATCGGCGCAATTTCAAGATCTACGATAAACTGGTCTACGGTACTATCTACGATATCATCCAGCGCAAAAATGACATCTACCAAAAATACGACAAATACATGACCTATGGCACCATATATGAGATTCTTCACCGCAAGACCTCGCAAAGCAGCGATCCGTGGCAACGTAAAAGCCTCAGCTCCATTCTGGAGGGAGGGCGATCCTCGGGCGACATCATCTATGACATCGTTCAGAGGCGGGAACGTGAAAAACGCACACTAGGCTCCGCGACTTCGGCCACTGTCTCCACGATCAATCCTCACAAATATGGAACGATTTATGATATTCTGCAGGGCGTAAAAATAGATGCGGGTCATGCTAAAAGTAAACCGGACACCAAGCCACCACAGCCCAAGCCAACGCGCTTCGTGGTCAGCCAGGTGGTAGAGCCCGTCCAGATACCGCCCACGGATCAGTCGGAAAAGAGTGTCCAGGAGCAAGGTGCACCAAAATCTaacaagccaaacaaaatgcgcCGTCTATCTAACATCCTAAGCTATAGTCGCAACTCTGGCGAGGATCAGCAGGAAGCGACTGGAAAGGAGGAGACCAAACCAAAACGCACTCAGGCCAAGCGACGGATCGGAGTCACCAACCTGTTGTTGCCCCTAGACTCTGAGGAGCTCTACACACGCATTATAGCCCAGCAGCGGGGGCTTGAGAAGGAGCACAGTCACGACCCAGAAGAGAAGTGCGCCAGCGAGGAGCAGATGTGCACTCGCAACGCGTTGACCAAGTCTAGCTCACTAGACGCCATCTCACTTTCGGTAGCCATTTCGCCCGCGTCGTCGCCATCCCCTCCGCGTCCGCGCCGTAGCCTTAAGCAACACCGCTGCCTCCAGCAACGCCAGCAAACGCCACTTGCCAAAAAGCACTCTCTGGACAACTGCCTTCAAATAGTGTCGCCGGCGACTAGCCGGCAGCCACTGCGTCGCTGGTCTAACCAGACTCCTCTGAAGTGCACCTGCCACCCCGCAACCGAGGAACTTCCGCTGACCGCCATAGAGAAGTCCCGCTCGCTCCCCGCCGCCTGCTCCGTCTCCTGCTCTCATACGTGTGCACACTTAAGTGCAATCGATCAAAGCCCAGCTACAACAAAGTGCTTCGGAAAAACATCATTGACGACGGCCAAGAAAGGCAAATCGCGTCGTCTATCAGAATTTACGCGCggtgaatttttaaatgaaaaatc CTGGTACTTCCGCAAAATCAAACGCATTGAGGCTGAGAAAAAACTTCTACTGCCAGAGAACGAGCACGGTGCATTTTTAATTCGAGATTCCGAAAGCCGTCACAACGACTACTCGCTATCAG TGCGCGATGGCGATACGGTTAAGCATTATCGCATCAGACAATTGGACGAAGGCGGCTTCTTCATCGCCAGGCGCACGACATTCAG AACCCTTCAGGAGCTGGTGGAGCACTATTCGAAGGACTCGGATGGCCTGTGCGTCAACCTCTGCAAGCCGTGTGTCCAG acaAATTCTTTTTCGGGTGTCTTTGAG ATCGAGAAGCCTGTAACTGAGGGACTTTCGCACCGCACTCGCGATCAGTGGGAGATCGACAGAACATCTTTGAAATTCGTGCGCAAGCTGGGCTCCGGACAGTTTGGCGATGTCTGGGAGGGACTGTGGAACAACACAACACCTGTGGCCATTAAAACTCTGAAATCTG GCACAATGGACCCCAAGGATTTCTTAGCGGAAGCCCAGATCATGAAGAAACTGCGCCACACCAAGCTTATACAGTTGTACGCTGTCTGCACTGTTGAGGAGCCCATCTATATTATCACAGAGTTAATGAAGCACGGTTCACTGTTGGAATATCTCCAAG GCAAGGGTCGTAGCCTCAAAATGCAAACTCTGATTGATATGGCAGCGCAAATAGCTGCTGGCATGGCTTACTTGGAGTCCCAGAATTATATTCACAGGGATCTAGCGGCGCGCAATGTACTGGTAGGCGATGGAAACATCGTCAAAATCGCCGACTTTGGTTTGGCTAG GCTCATCAAGGAGGACGAATACGAGGCCCGGGTAGGCGCCAGATTCCCCATAAAATGGACCGCTCCAGAGGCTGCTAACTACAGCAAATTCTCAATCAAATCGGATGTTTGGAGCTTTGGCATTCTACTCACAGAACTGGTCACCTACGGACGCATACCATATCCAG GCATGACCAACGCCGAGGTGCTAACGCAAGTGGAGCACGGCTATCGAATGCCGCAACCTCCCAACTGCGAGCCACGCCTGTATGAGATTATGCTGGAATGTTGGCACAAGGACCCAATGCGCAGACCCACGTTTGAGACGCTACAATGGAAACTGGAAGACTTCTATACATCTGATCAGAGCGACTACAAAGAGGCGCAGGCCTACTGA